One Actinomycetota bacterium genomic window carries:
- the ispD gene encoding 2-C-methyl-D-erythritol 4-phosphate cytidylyltransferase has protein sequence MNLALIVAAGKGRRMGTEGGKQFLELARRPVIAHTLAAFERALSIDAIVVVVAEENVKKCLDVIDEHGIIKADRVVIGGDERRDSVHNGLLAAAEFEGVDLVAVHDGARPLVTSRLIDEVIGAAGDCDGAVAGVPAKDTIKLVRDGYIAETLPRDLTWQIQTPQVFRYKLLFEAYQRARREGFNGTDDAVLVERVGGRIKVVKGSDENIKITTSTDLVFAEALMEERFAETDRDR, from the coding sequence ATGAACCTGGCGCTGATAGTCGCCGCCGGAAAAGGCAGGCGCATGGGGACGGAAGGCGGCAAGCAGTTTTTGGAGCTGGCCCGAAGACCGGTGATAGCCCATACGCTTGCGGCCTTCGAGCGGGCGCTCTCGATCGATGCGATTGTAGTCGTGGTAGCGGAAGAGAACGTTAAGAAGTGCCTGGATGTGATAGATGAACACGGCATCATCAAGGCGGACCGTGTAGTAATCGGTGGAGACGAGCGCCGGGATTCGGTCCACAATGGCCTGTTGGCGGCTGCCGAGTTTGAGGGCGTCGATCTCGTGGCGGTCCATGACGGGGCGCGGCCATTGGTCACGTCGCGCCTTATCGATGAGGTCATAGGCGCGGCCGGCGATTGCGACGGCGCGGTAGCGGGTGTTCCCGCCAAGGATACGATAAAACTCGTTCGCGACGGCTATATCGCGGAGACATTGCCGCGCGATTTGACATGGCAGATACAGACGCCGCAGGTTTTTCGATACAAACTGCTCTTCGAAGCCTACCAGCGCGCCCGGCGCGAGGGCTTTAACGGGACCGATGACGCGGTATTGGTCGAGCGGGTCGGAGGGCGGATAAAGGTAGTCAAGGGCTCTGATGAGAACATCAAGATAACGACGTCTACCGATTTAGTCTTCGCGGAAGCACTTATGGAGGAGAGGTTCGCTGAGACCGACCGCGACCGATGA
- a CDS encoding TRAM domain-containing protein, giving the protein MLQLIRVVFIVTGAVGAYQLAVTTPIPEPLSQYEFPALILYILLGVAIGYVLGGIIGRRLLVTLNWLENNAQKLPTGDLFLALFGLLSGLILAWLVSIPFGYIQIPFLQFSVAIFAFVILGYLGVRISLKKREELQLFMRAIPSPLAKGQAPSGSKLDLGTAKLLDTSVIIDGRIADVAKTGFVEGVLNIPRFVLRELQMIADSEDSLKRNRGRRGLDILKTLQNIPTLHLEILERDYPDVADVDAKLVKLANDTGSPIVTNDYNLNKVADFEGVQVLNLNELANALKPVVLPGEEMYVGIIREGKEAGQGVGYLDDGTMVVVDGGKIHVGDEVEITVTSVLQTPAGRMIFGRMKV; this is encoded by the coding sequence GTGTTACAGTTAATACGCGTTGTTTTCATTGTAACCGGCGCCGTCGGGGCCTATCAGCTGGCCGTCACCACGCCCATACCCGAACCGCTCTCCCAATATGAATTTCCCGCACTTATACTTTATATATTACTGGGAGTCGCTATCGGTTATGTTCTCGGTGGTATAATCGGGCGCCGGTTGTTGGTGACTTTAAACTGGTTGGAGAATAATGCGCAGAAACTTCCGACCGGAGACCTTTTTCTCGCGCTCTTCGGACTCTTGTCGGGGTTGATTTTGGCGTGGCTGGTATCTATACCGTTCGGTTATATCCAGATTCCGTTTCTGCAGTTCTCGGTGGCCATATTCGCTTTCGTCATCCTCGGGTATTTGGGCGTTCGAATATCTCTCAAGAAGAGAGAAGAGCTACAGTTATTCATGCGCGCCATACCGTCACCGTTGGCTAAAGGGCAGGCGCCTTCAGGGTCGAAACTCGATTTAGGAACAGCGAAGCTGCTGGACACGAGTGTGATCATCGACGGGCGAATCGCGGATGTCGCAAAGACCGGATTTGTCGAGGGAGTCCTCAATATTCCGCGGTTTGTCTTGCGGGAGCTTCAGATGATAGCCGATTCCGAGGATTCGCTCAAACGGAACCGGGGAAGAAGGGGGCTGGATATCTTGAAGACGCTCCAGAATATACCCACGCTCCACCTCGAGATTCTCGAGCGCGACTATCCCGACGTGGCGGATGTCGACGCGAAACTCGTTAAGCTCGCGAACGATACGGGCTCGCCGATAGTGACGAACGATTATAATCTCAATAAAGTGGCGGATTTTGAAGGCGTGCAAGTATTGAACTTGAACGAGCTGGCTAACGCTCTCAAGCCGGTGGTGTTGCCGGGCGAGGAGATGTATGTCGGGATTATCCGTGAAGGCAAGGAAGCGGGCCAAGGAGTCGGCTACCTGGATGACGGGACGATGGTCGTCGTCGATGGCGGAAAAATCCACGTCGGCGACGAAGTCGAGATAACGGTGACCAGTGTGTTGCAGACGCCGGCCGGGCGCATGATTTTCGGTCGGATGAAAGTTTGA
- a CDS encoding DUF1573 domain-containing protein: MGDRGCRQFQSAVSEYLVRHKSILDVMSRLQDSTAHVNRAIVKSVTACGCLKIDAGKQTVPDDASLIDIIDYIQTHVSGDLCSNCLENVESELGNTLFYLAGICNLLGLEMDNIICRENNRLETLGFYNLT; this comes from the coding sequence ATGGGCGATAGAGGTTGTCGGCAATTTCAAAGTGCTGTCTCGGAGTATCTTGTGCGACACAAGAGTATCCTCGATGTCATGTCGAGACTCCAAGATTCCACCGCCCATGTAAACCGCGCCATCGTCAAGTCGGTCACGGCTTGCGGATGTCTGAAGATCGATGCGGGCAAACAAACGGTGCCGGACGACGCCTCGCTCATCGACATCATCGACTATATCCAGACCCACGTCTCCGGGGATCTCTGCTCGAACTGCCTGGAAAACGTCGAGAGCGAACTGGGTAACACCCTCTTTTACCTGGCGGGAATCTGCAATCTTCTCGGCCTGGAAATGGACAATATTATCTGCAGAGAGAATAATCGCCTGGAAACGCTGGGGTTTTACAACTTGACTTAG
- the disA gene encoding DNA integrity scanning diadenylate cyclase DisA: protein MQFSRREEKELIKTLARVAPGTEFREGLEHILSARTGALIVIGDTEEAETLCNGGFELTVEFSAQRLFELAKMDGAILLDADLSHIIRANVHLVPDPTLPTSETGMRHRTAERVARQTKALVISISQKRDLISIYYDGIKYALQDIRVLLAKANQALQTLEKYKLRLDEVLANLSALEFEDLVTLLDVVTVLQRSEMVGRVSREIERYISELGTEGRLIRMQLDELVGNTEEQASMIIKDYTANLKKITGVKESLVNLTSEELLDLSEIGVVLGYKDTVDFLEQPLHSRGYRLLSKIPRLPSSVIDKIVNKFRDLQSIMGASIEGLDAVEGVGEIRAKAIKHGLQRLKEYNILERYI from the coding sequence ATGCAGTTTAGCCGCCGTGAAGAAAAGGAATTGATAAAGACCTTAGCCAGGGTCGCGCCCGGAACCGAGTTTAGGGAAGGGCTTGAGCACATTCTAAGCGCGCGCACCGGCGCTCTCATCGTAATCGGCGACACCGAAGAGGCGGAGACTCTCTGTAACGGCGGTTTCGAACTGACTGTGGAATTTTCAGCGCAACGCTTGTTCGAGCTTGCTAAAATGGACGGCGCGATACTTTTGGACGCCGACCTAAGCCACATAATAAGGGCCAATGTCCACCTGGTACCCGACCCGACTTTGCCTACGAGCGAGACGGGTATGCGTCACCGGACAGCGGAGCGCGTCGCGCGACAGACGAAAGCGCTGGTCATCTCGATATCTCAAAAAAGGGATCTCATCAGCATCTACTACGACGGCATCAAGTATGCCTTGCAGGATATCAGAGTTCTTTTAGCTAAAGCGAACCAAGCCTTGCAGACCCTGGAGAAATATAAGCTTCGCCTCGACGAGGTTTTGGCAAACCTTAGCGCCCTTGAATTCGAAGACCTAGTCACCCTCTTGGATGTCGTTACGGTCTTGCAGCGTTCGGAGATGGTCGGGCGCGTCTCGCGGGAGATAGAGCGCTATATCAGCGAGCTTGGCACGGAAGGGCGTCTTATCAGGATGCAACTCGATGAGCTGGTCGGCAACACCGAAGAACAAGCGTCGATGATAATCAAAGACTACACGGCCAATCTCAAGAAAATAACCGGGGTTAAAGAGAGCCTCGTAAATCTGACCTCGGAGGAGTTGCTCGACCTTTCCGAGATCGGAGTCGTTCTGGGCTATAAGGATACCGTCGATTTTCTCGAACAACCCTTGCATTCGCGCGGGTATCGTTTGCTAAGTAAGATTCCGCGGCTGCCGTCGAGCGTCATCGACAAGATAGTCAACAAGTTCCGTGACCTGCAGTCCATCATGGGCGCGAGTATCGAAGGTTTGGATGCGGTAGAGGGCGTCGGTGAGATAAGGGCGAAAGCCATCAAGCATGGCCTGCAGCGCCTCAAAGAGTACAACATCCTGGAGAGGTATATCTAA
- the radA gene encoding DNA repair protein RadA, translating into MSKIKYLVRCRACGCTAPKWMGRCPDCGEWNTMVEEPIESGISLSKAGLAPAEAPQPVTGIVSDVEARVPTGMPEFDRVLGGGVVPGSLVLIGGEPGIGKSTLLLQVAHSLGERLGTVLIASGEESPRQISLRAKRLGALSEKLLLLSETDVMVLERQICQSEPALLIVDSIQTMFHPDLPSAPGSVGQVRECTHYLMRIAKQTHLPIFITGHVTKEGSIAGPRVLEHMVDTVLYFEGDNYHSFRIVRAVKNRFGSTNEIGIFEMTDAGLMEVANPSAQFLSRRPDCPSGSIVVATVEGTRPLLVELQALVSSSYLTMPRRMATGYDHNRLSLIVAVLDRRVGLHLGREDIYLNVAGGIKISEPAADLAVAIAIASSHKEIPIDKELVAIGEVGLTGEVRYVSRLEARLKEASKLGFKRAVVPDQDVAGKSDLGIELLKAKSVRSALDLVE; encoded by the coding sequence ATGAGCAAAATAAAGTATCTCGTGCGATGCCGGGCGTGTGGGTGTACCGCCCCTAAGTGGATGGGACGGTGCCCCGACTGCGGTGAATGGAACACCATGGTCGAGGAGCCCATTGAGTCCGGCATTTCGCTGTCGAAAGCGGGTTTGGCGCCCGCTGAGGCACCGCAGCCCGTAACCGGCATAGTATCGGACGTTGAAGCCCGGGTGCCTACCGGCATGCCGGAGTTCGACCGCGTTCTCGGCGGCGGAGTGGTGCCGGGTTCGCTTGTTTTAATCGGCGGCGAGCCGGGAATCGGCAAGTCGACCCTTTTGCTGCAGGTCGCGCACAGCCTCGGTGAGCGCCTCGGCACGGTGCTGATCGCTTCGGGGGAGGAGTCGCCGAGGCAGATAAGCCTGCGGGCGAAGCGTCTAGGCGCGCTCTCCGAAAAGCTGCTCCTTCTCTCCGAAACCGATGTCATGGTACTCGAGCGCCAGATATGCCAAAGCGAGCCGGCGCTTCTTATCGTCGATTCGATTCAGACGATGTTCCATCCCGACCTGCCGTCCGCGCCGGGGAGCGTGGGGCAGGTGCGCGAGTGCACCCACTACCTTATGCGCATCGCCAAGCAGACCCACCTGCCGATTTTTATCACCGGTCACGTGACGAAAGAGGGCTCCATCGCCGGGCCGAGGGTTCTCGAGCATATGGTCGATACGGTTCTCTATTTCGAAGGCGACAATTACCATTCTTTCAGGATTGTCCGGGCGGTAAAGAACCGTTTTGGCTCGACGAATGAGATAGGAATCTTCGAGATGACCGACGCCGGTCTCATGGAGGTCGCAAACCCTTCGGCGCAGTTTCTAAGCCGGCGACCCGATTGTCCTTCGGGGTCGATTGTCGTCGCGACAGTCGAGGGAACACGGCCTTTGCTCGTGGAGCTTCAAGCGCTTGTTTCATCGTCTTATCTGACGATGCCGCGCCGGATGGCGACCGGATACGACCATAATCGACTCTCGCTCATCGTAGCGGTGCTCGACCGGCGCGTCGGTTTGCACTTGGGCCGGGAAGACATCTATCTCAATGTCGCCGGGGGGATAAAGATATCCGAGCCGGCCGCGGATTTGGCGGTCGCTATTGCGATAGCCTCATCCCACAAGGAGATACCGATAGATAAAGAGCTGGTCGCAATAGGTGAAGTCGGCCTTACCGGAGAGGTGCGTTATGTGAGCCGGCTCGAGGCGCGGCTCAAGGAGGCGTCTAAGCTGGGATTTAAGCGCGCCGTTGTCCCAGACCAAGATGTTGCCGGTAAATCCGACCTCGGTATCGAGTTGCTTAAAGCTAAAAGCGTTAGAAGCGCGCTCGACCTGGTTGAATAA
- a CDS encoding ATP-dependent Clp protease ATP-binding subunit, translated as MFERFTERARRVVVFAQEEARMLNQNYIGTEHLLLGLIREEEGVAARGLQSLGISLYDVRAQVEEIIGRGTSAPVGHIPFTPRAKKVLELSLREALQLGHNYIGTEHILLGLIREGEGVAARVLYNLGADLDRVRNQVIQLLSGYYGKTSEPATYGRTYSGSLLDEFGRNLTRLARENTLDPVIGREKEIERVMQILSRRTKNNPVLIGEPGVGKTAVVEGLAQRIANNDVPDILKDKEIYTLDLGALVAGSKYRGEFEERLKKVIKEIRERGDVVLFVDEMHNLVGAGAAEGAIDAASILKPALARGELQTIGATTLDEYRKHVEKDAALERRFQPIVVGEPSVEETVDILKGLRQRYEDHHRVTITDDALIAAAQLASRYIADRFLPDKAIDLVDEASSKVRMKRMNVPDESVEIEEDLRNLRREKEAAIAVQDFEKAASIRDKERGLEIELTMKDSTWEALASMPVAAVTDEQIAEIVATWTGIPVFRLTEEETAKLLRMEEELHKRIVGQDEPIKAVSKAIRRTRAGLKDPKRPSGSFIFLGPSGVGKTELAKALAEFLFGDEKALIQLDMSEYMEKHTVSRMVGSPPGYVGYDEGGQLTEQVRRRPYSVVLLDEIEKAHPDVFNILLQILEDGRLTDAQGRSVDFKNTIIIMTSNLGARFIQKGTPLGFGKAQEGISYEEMKSKVMGEIKKTFRPEFLNRIDDSIVFHELNKEHVKTIVDLMFKRVVDQLREQAIEVELREEAKEVLVKEGYEPAMGARPLRRAIQRFIEDPLSEALLNGYFKAGDKIIIDAKDSKIDFVRLDASPVGTAGERGV; from the coding sequence GTGTTTGAGCGATTTACGGAGAGAGCGCGCAGGGTAGTGGTGTTCGCCCAGGAAGAAGCTCGCATGCTCAATCAAAACTATATAGGAACCGAGCACCTTCTCTTGGGCCTGATAAGAGAAGAAGAGGGTGTCGCCGCGCGGGGCCTTCAGAGCCTGGGTATCAGTCTTTACGACGTTCGCGCGCAGGTCGAAGAGATTATAGGGAGGGGCACGTCGGCTCCGGTCGGGCATATACCGTTTACACCGCGGGCAAAGAAAGTTCTCGAGTTGTCGTTGCGTGAAGCACTGCAACTCGGTCACAACTACATAGGAACCGAGCATATTTTGCTCGGTCTCATCAGGGAAGGTGAGGGCGTTGCGGCCCGCGTCTTATATAATTTGGGGGCCGATTTGGACCGCGTCAGAAATCAGGTCATCCAGCTTCTGAGCGGCTACTATGGAAAGACGAGCGAACCGGCGACCTATGGTCGCACCTACAGCGGCTCGCTCCTCGACGAGTTTGGTCGCAACCTCACGCGGCTGGCTCGCGAGAATACGCTCGACCCGGTTATCGGCCGGGAGAAAGAGATAGAGCGGGTTATGCAGATTCTGAGCCGTCGGACCAAGAACAATCCGGTTCTCATCGGTGAGCCCGGCGTCGGCAAGACGGCCGTTGTCGAAGGTCTCGCCCAGCGCATAGCCAATAATGACGTGCCCGATATCCTCAAAGACAAAGAGATATATACGCTCGACCTTGGAGCGCTCGTAGCCGGCTCGAAGTATCGCGGTGAGTTCGAAGAACGCCTGAAAAAGGTGATTAAAGAGATTCGCGAGCGAGGGGACGTCGTTCTCTTCGTCGATGAGATGCACAACTTGGTCGGAGCGGGCGCCGCGGAGGGCGCAATCGACGCGGCCAGTATTTTGAAGCCGGCGTTGGCCCGGGGCGAATTGCAGACTATCGGTGCGACGACACTCGATGAATATCGTAAGCATGTAGAGAAGGACGCGGCGCTCGAGCGCAGGTTCCAGCCGATTGTCGTCGGCGAGCCCTCGGTAGAGGAGACCGTCGACATACTAAAAGGTCTTCGCCAACGCTATGAGGATCATCACAGAGTTACCATCACGGACGACGCATTGATTGCGGCCGCGCAGCTTGCAAGTCGCTACATAGCCGACCGCTTCTTGCCGGATAAAGCGATTGACCTGGTCGATGAGGCCTCGTCCAAGGTCCGCATGAAGAGGATGAATGTGCCCGACGAGAGCGTCGAGATTGAAGAGGACTTGCGCAATCTGCGACGTGAGAAAGAAGCCGCGATCGCGGTTCAAGATTTTGAGAAAGCGGCGAGTATCCGCGATAAAGAGCGCGGTCTCGAAATAGAGTTGACTATGAAAGACTCGACATGGGAGGCGCTTGCCAGCATGCCGGTTGCGGCCGTTACCGATGAACAGATTGCCGAGATTGTCGCGACCTGGACGGGAATTCCGGTATTTCGCCTAACCGAGGAAGAGACAGCGAAACTCCTTCGGATGGAGGAAGAACTCCATAAGAGGATAGTCGGACAGGATGAGCCGATAAAGGCGGTCTCCAAGGCGATTCGAAGGACGCGCGCGGGCCTGAAAGACCCGAAGCGACCCTCGGGTTCGTTTATATTTCTCGGCCCGTCGGGCGTCGGCAAAACCGAGCTTGCGAAAGCGCTCGCCGAGTTTCTCTTCGGAGACGAGAAAGCGCTAATCCAGCTCGATATGTCGGAATACATGGAGAAGCATACCGTATCGAGGATGGTCGGCTCTCCGCCGGGATATGTCGGTTACGACGAAGGCGGCCAGCTTACGGAGCAGGTGCGCAGGCGGCCTTACTCGGTCGTACTCTTAGACGAAATCGAGAAGGCGCACCCCGATGTCTTCAATATACTTCTGCAGATATTGGAGGACGGGCGTCTTACCGACGCACAGGGGCGCTCGGTCGATTTTAAGAATACCATAATAATTATGACGTCGAATCTCGGTGCTCGCTTCATACAGAAAGGAACACCGCTAGGTTTCGGGAAAGCGCAAGAAGGCATATCATACGAAGAGATGAAATCCAAGGTCATGGGCGAGATAAAGAAGACCTTCAGGCCGGAGTTTCTCAACCGGATAGACGACAGTATAGTTTTCCACGAGCTAAACAAGGAACACGTTAAGACCATTGTCGACCTGATGTTCAAGAGGGTCGTTGACCAGCTCAGAGAGCAGGCTATCGAAGTCGAGCTGCGCGAAGAGGCCAAGGAGGTTCTCGTCAAAGAGGGCTATGAGCCCGCGATGGGAGCGAGGCCGCTTCGCCGCGCGATTCAGCGGTTTATCGAGGACCCGCTATCCGAAGCGTTGCTCAACGGCTACTTCAAAGCCGGCGACAAGATAATTATCGACGCCAAGGACAGCAAGATAGATTTTGTCCGTCTCGATGCGTCACCGGTCGGAACAGCCGGTGAGCGCGGCGTATGA
- the lysS gene encoding lysine--tRNA ligase: MNNEPTQQASDINELMLQRRRKLDVMRASGDNPFKSKFDRTHILSEIIERFESIEAGDQTGETVIVAGRIMAIRRHGKAGFIVLKDRTAGIQLFLSMGALGEERYKAFLDYDIGDIVGVTGIVFKTRRGELSIDVRDFSLLTKSLRPLPEKWHGLKDVETRHRRRYVDLIINEQARKTLLTRTKIVKAMRRWLDSRDFIEVETPMLQPIPGGATAKPFITHHQALDIDLYMRIAPELYLKRLIVGDMERVYELNRNFRNEGISVRHNPEFTMLEVYQAYADYEDMMDLCEGLIKHAAEAALGTLQFDYQDKPVDLSGKWLRLTMVESIERYGEETVSFDMDIDDLRSVAKKHGIEVKSYYGKGKLINELFEKLVEAKLWQPTFIIDYPTEISPLAKKKQDDPEVTERFELIVIGLEVGTAFSELTDPIDQRERFEAQVELFEYGDEEAPKQVDEDYVRALEYGMPPTGGMGIGIDRLVMLLTDNYSIREVISFPHMRPEKD, encoded by the coding sequence ATGAATAACGAGCCAACACAACAAGCCTCAGATATTAATGAGTTGATGCTGCAGAGACGCCGGAAGCTCGATGTTATGCGGGCTTCCGGCGATAATCCGTTCAAGTCTAAATTCGACCGCACGCACATCCTCTCCGAAATAATCGAGCGATTCGAGTCGATCGAAGCGGGGGACCAGACCGGGGAGACGGTTATCGTAGCCGGCAGAATCATGGCTATTCGGCGCCACGGGAAAGCCGGTTTCATAGTCTTGAAAGACCGCACCGCCGGCATACAGCTCTTTCTTTCCATGGGCGCCCTCGGCGAAGAAAGGTACAAGGCTTTTCTCGATTACGACATCGGCGACATCGTCGGAGTCACCGGCATAGTCTTTAAGACGAGGCGGGGTGAGCTCTCGATAGACGTTAGGGACTTCAGTCTGCTGACGAAGTCGCTGAGGCCGCTTCCCGAGAAATGGCACGGACTCAAAGACGTCGAGACCAGGCACCGCCGGCGCTACGTCGACCTCATCATCAACGAGCAAGCGAGAAAGACGCTTCTCACGAGGACCAAAATCGTCAAAGCGATGCGCCGGTGGCTCGATAGCAGGGATTTCATAGAGGTCGAGACGCCGATGCTCCAGCCGATACCGGGCGGGGCGACGGCCAAGCCGTTCATCACTCATCACCAGGCGCTCGATATCGATCTATATATGCGAATCGCGCCGGAGCTGTACTTAAAGCGCCTTATCGTCGGCGATATGGAGCGGGTCTACGAACTCAACCGCAATTTCCGCAACGAGGGGATATCGGTCCGGCACAACCCGGAGTTCACGATGCTCGAGGTCTACCAGGCCTATGCCGACTACGAAGATATGATGGATTTATGTGAGGGCCTTATCAAGCATGCCGCGGAAGCAGCCCTCGGAACACTACAATTCGACTACCAGGACAAGCCGGTCGACCTCTCTGGAAAGTGGCTCCGGCTGACTATGGTCGAATCTATTGAGCGGTATGGCGAAGAAACGGTCTCTTTCGATATGGACATAGACGACTTGCGCTCGGTTGCTAAAAAGCACGGCATCGAGGTCAAGAGCTATTACGGTAAGGGAAAGCTTATCAACGAACTCTTTGAGAAGCTGGTCGAGGCGAAACTGTGGCAGCCGACCTTTATCATCGATTATCCGACCGAAATCAGCCCGCTCGCCAAGAAGAAGCAGGATGACCCCGAAGTAACCGAGCGATTCGAGTTGATAGTCATCGGCCTCGAGGTCGGCACGGCGTTTTCCGAGTTGACCGACCCCATAGACCAGCGTGAGCGTTTTGAGGCGCAAGTCGAACTCTTCGAATACGGCGATGAGGAAGCGCCGAAACAGGTCGACGAGGATTATGTCCGGGCGCTGGAGTACGGCATGCCGCCTACCGGCGGAATGGGCATAGGTATCGACCGGCTCGTCATGCTCTTGACCGATAATTACTCGATTCGCGAGGTCATAAGCTTTCCGCACATGCGTCCCGAGAAAGATTAG